The DNA segment CGGCACCACCAGGGGCTGTCCCGGGCCCGCGCCGGGGAGGCCGCCGTCGCGGCACTGGACGAGGTCGGCATCCCCGACCCGGAACGCCGCTACCGGCAGTACCCGCACGAGCTCTCCGGCGGGCTGCGCCAGCGCGTGATGATCGCGACCGCGCTGGTGGGCAGGCCGCGGGTGCTCATCGCCGACGAGCCGACCACCGCGCTGGACGTCACCGTGCAGCGGCAGATCCTCGACCTCCTCGTCGAGCTCCGGCAACGGCACGGCATGGCCGTCGTCCTCATCACCCACGACCTCGGCGTGGTGGCCGAGACCGCCGACCGGGTCGCCGTCATGAACCACGGCAGGGTCGTGGAGACCGGTGGCGTCCTGGACGTCTTCGCCCACCCGGCGGACGACTACACCCGCCGACTCCTGGACGCGACCCCTCGATTGGAGCCGGCATGACATCCGGAACCGGCCCGGCACAGCCCGGCACAGACCCCGGCCCGGGCGCCGGTGCGGAGCCCGCACCGCGCCCCGGACAAGGCCGTCCACTGCTCGAACTCGACTCTCTCCGGAAGGAGTTCGGCAGCAGGCCGGTGAGCGTGGCGGTGGACGACGTGTCGCTGACGGTGT comes from the Streptomyces sp. NBC_01471 genome and includes:
- a CDS encoding ATP-binding cassette domain-containing protein, which translates into the protein MKASQAEPLLRISDLSVDFRLESSTVHAVRGVSLEVAAGETLAVVGESGSGKTATALSVLRLNPAPLCVYSGGEILFDGQDLLALSEKELGRIRGHDIAMVFQDPVTSLDPLQRVGSQVAEVLRHHQGLSRARAGEAAVAALDEVGIPDPERRYRQYPHELSGGLRQRVMIATALVGRPRVLIADEPTTALDVTVQRQILDLLVELRQRHGMAVVLITHDLGVVAETADRVAVMNHGRVVETGGVLDVFAHPADDYTRRLLDATPRLEPA